Below is a window of Enterobacter kobei DNA.
GCCATGAACTGCGTACGCCGCTGTACGGTATTATCGGGAACCTTGACCTGCTGCAAACGAAAGAGCTGCCGAAGGGTGTGGATCGTCTGGTGACGGCGATGAACAACTCTTCCAGCCTGCTTTTGAAAATCATCAGCGATATTCTCGACTTCTCCAAAATTGAATCGGAGCAGCTGAAAATCGAACCGCGCGAGTTTTCGCCGCGGGAACTGATGAGCCATATCACCGCCAACTATCTGCCGCTGGTGGTGCGTAAACAGCTCGGCCTGTATTGCTTTATCGAGCCGGACGTGCCGGTGGCGCTGCAGGGCGATCCGATGCGTCTGCAACAGGTGATCTCCAACCTGCTGAGCAACGCCATTAAGTTCACCGACGTCGGCTGCATTATTTTGCATGTGGAGCGCGCCGGGGATTATCTGCGCATTCGGGTGCGGGATACCGGCGTGGGGATCCCGGGTAAAGAAGTCGTGAAACTGTTCGATCCCTTCTTCCAGGTGGGGACCGGCGTGCAGCGTAACTTCCAGGGGACAGGGCTGGGACTGGCGATCTGTGAGAAGCTGATCAGCATGATGGACGGCGATATTTCGGTCGATACCGAGCCGGGCATGGGCAGTCAGTTCTCGGTGCGTATTCCGCTTTATGCCGCCCAGCCAGCGCAGCCGCTTGACGTGGACGGTCTGAAGAAAACCACCTGCTGGCTGGCGGTGCGTAATGCCGCCCTGAGCGGATTTATTGATTCGCTGCTGACCCACAACGGCATTCGCGTGTTGCGTTACGACGGGCAGACGCCGGGGGCAAACGACACCTTAATCACTGACGATGAGCTGGATGCGCCGTGGCCGGGCCGCGCCACCATTACCTTCTGCCGTCGCCATATCGGTATTCCGCAGGAGCGCGCCGCGGGACAGTGGATGCACAGCGTGGCCTCGCCGCATGAGCTGATCGCCTTGCTGGCACGTATCTACAGCATCACCGTGGAAAATAACGACGCGTCGCGTGCGCTGCAGTTACCGGATTCGCTGGTCGCCAGCAATGACGACATGATGATCCTGGTGGTGGATGACCATCCGATTAACCGTCGCCTGCTGGCGGATCAGCTCGGTTCGCTGGGCTATCAGTGCAAGACGGCGAACGATGGCGTCGATGCCCTCAATGTGCTGAGCAAAAACCACATCGACATCATTTTAAGCGACGTGAACATGCCGAACATGGATGGCTATCGTCTGACGCAGCGTATCCGCCAGCTTGGGTTGACGCTGCCGGTGATCGGCGTGACGGCGAATGCGCTGGCAGAAGAGAAACAGCGGTGTCTGGAGTCAGGAATGGACAGCTGTCTCTCGAAGCCGGTAACGCTTGATGTGATCCAGCAGACGCTGGCGGTCTATGCGGAGCGGGTGAGAAAAGCGCGGGGATAAAGCAGAAAATGACGTTACCTCGCACAGCGGGGTAACGTCAGTAAGAACATTACTCTTTGGTATCCGCGGCGCTTAGCGTAACGGATGAGAGGTAGTTGAGCAGGGCAATATCGTTTTCCACACCCAGCTTCATCATCGCCGACTTCTTCTGGCTACTGATGGTTTTAATGCTGCGGTTCAGCTTCTTGGCGATCTCTGTTACCAGGAAACCTTCCGCGAACAGACGCAGCACTTCGCTCTCTTTCGGAGACAGGCGTTTGTCGCCATAGCCACCCGCGCTGATTTTTTCCAGCAGACGGGAGACGCTCTCCGGGGTAAATTTCTTACCTTTCTGCAAGGCGGCCAGCGCTTTCGGCAGATCGGTTGGCGCACCCTGTTTTAACACAATCCCTTCGATATCCAGCTCCAGTACGGCGCTTAAAATAGCAGGGTTGTTGTTCATGGTCAGCACAATCACTGACAGGTTAGGGAAATGGCGCTTAATATATTTAATCAGGGTGATCCCGTCACCGTACTTGTCGCCGGGCATGGAAAGATCGGTAATCAGTACATGGGCATCAAGCTTGGGAAGGTTATTGATCAGCTGTGTAGAATCTTCAAATTCACCGACTACATTCACCCACTCGATTTGTTCGAGAGATTTGCGAATACCGAACAGTACGATCGGATGGTCATCGGCAATAATTACGTTCATATTGTTCATGTATAAGGCTACCTTGCTTACAGCAAGCTTTTGACATAATCGTCAATGTCGCTGATGTTTTTTTCTATGCCTGGAACATCGTTCTCATGAATGACATGTTCCAGCGTTTCACATAACTGTTTGCCGGGTACCAGGTTAAGCATGGCAAACACCCCTTTCAGGCGGTGCGCCGTCTGCGCCAGCGCGGCTATGTCGCGTGCGGCCGATTCAGTATACAACCTCTTAACATCGTCGGGTACTGTATCAACAAACAGCGCATAATAGCCGCTGGCATGGAGTTCGGCATTTTCATTGCCCCCGTGCGGGGACTCCGGAACATCTTCCTGTGCCAGTTGCTCTTCAATGAGCTGCAATATCGCTTCCTGCATTGCATTACTCATATTAAAGTTCACGCGCCACTGGCCGGGGCCGATTTTACGCGAGCCGGGCTCATCATCGCTTAAAAGCAAGCCCGGGGCAGTAAGATTAGACGGATTATCCGTTAAAAAGAGATCATATTCTTGACTCGCCAGGCGTTCGTCCGGGGTAATGCAGCTTGCGCCCCAATTTTCCAGCTGGCGTACCACGATATTACGAATATCACTGGAGGTAATATCAATCATGGCGATGACATCATCCAGTAATTTCTCTTCTTCATCCTCTGCCTGAGGGCGTGCATCCATTTTAACGTGTAAAGAATAGCGTGTTCCTAAACTTTCACGCGCTTTAATATTTAAATGACCGCCAAGTTTACGCGCTAGCTGATCGCACAGCCAGAAGGTGAGGGCATTGGCTTTGCCAAAACGATCTTCCTGCGTGTCATTGAGGAACGGGAAGTGCAGATTATCCACTTCGCTCGTCGTCACCCCTTCGCCGGTATCAAGGATACGGAAGGTCAGACGATCGCCGGCGGATTCGTCAGCGTCCACCTCAAGGGTGATTTTGCCGATCTGTGTGGTGGTCACCGCGTACTGAATGAGCATGGTCAGGATGCGCAGTAAGGCCTCACGATCGCCATAACGCTGTTCATTGGCGGGCAGATGGTTGTTAATCAGCAACTGCAACCCTTTACGCTTCACCACCGGCAACACTGCTGGCACCACTTCATCGATCAGATCCTGAATCGAGAACTGGCTGGCGGCGCTTTTCCAGCCGTCGTTTTCCAGCAGGTTAGCAAGCTGGATCTCGTCCACCAGACGCACCAGCTGGTCTGCCTGCTGCGCCAGTTTCTGGCCTTCTTCGTTATTCACCGCCGCCGCGTCCTGCGCCAGCTTCTTCGCCGGTAGCGCCAGGGCTTCGCCAATATGCTGCATAAAGGCCGCGCGGCCATGCTGGTTTTTCTCATACAGACGCTGTGCCTGCTTGAGCTTTTTATTGACCAGCACTTCCCGATCCTGATCGCGAATGACAAAAATCTGCGTGCGCGGGGAGACCTGGCTGCGGAACTGGCGGATCTCATAGAGTTCGTTGTTTACCGTCGCCTGGATGACGCCCTGATGCTGATCCGCCATGCTGGTGATGTTCTGCAAATTCAGGTGCGGCAATAAATGGTCGGCGATCTTATTGCTGATCACCGTGCGGTTGGCTTCCTGATCGTGCACCAGCAGCCCCAGCGGCAGCACAGAAACAATCTCTTCATTAATAGCCCGCAGCATGCGCAGCTCATTGTTCGCACCGGGGAGGGCGGCGTTTTCGCTCAGACGCCCCGGCTGGTGGCGGAAGGTGGTATAACCAAACAGCGCCAGCGCCAGCAGACCAATATTCAGTAGCAGCGGCAACAGGATGTTTTGCAGCGTATCCAGCAGCAGGGTGCCAAAGGGCACTTCCCATACCAGACGCATACCGGTGGAGTTGAGCGACGACGAGATCTCAATCTGCGAACTGTTGAAATTCACCGACGCGCTGTCGGCCATCTCTTTATCGGAGGTGCGCAGGGTGTTCTGCGAGGCGTCGCTTTCCAGACGGAAACTGTCCAGCACCATATCCGGCGGGATCAAATCGTTAATCGGCAGATCAAAGGCGACGACCGTCGCAAGATGCCCCGGCTGATTAAAGGTGGTGCGCAGCGTGAAGTAGTGGCCGTTTTGCCAGGTCAGACGACGTAACGGCGAAAAGCTCTCACGTTCATCAAGGGCGTTGGCCTGTTGCAGCATCTCTGCACGACGGGCGTCGACGATAGTGCCGATGGTGGACTCTTTAAAGCCGGACGACAGATCTTTCAGCGGCAGCGTGGAAACCAGGATCATACTGTTATCCTGGCCGTTCAGATAATACATCGACCAGGGAACGGTTTCCGCGCCCCACAGCGTATCCAGATAAGTAGAAATGCGCTGGGTCATCTCCAGCGTCGAGCTGTCATGGGAGCCGAAGATCAGCGCTTCGGTTTTACGCCGCGGCTTCTCCAGATAGTAAACATCCTGCTTTAAGCGGGTTTCCTGCAAACCATCCGCCGGTAAGGCAGGCGCGGCGGCAATGTTGTCGTAGATCTGCCAGGTAGCATAGCGCCAGGTGTCGATGCGCTTATGCATGGCATGGGTTATATCAACGACCTGATAGCTTTTATCCTTCAGCCAGGCATTGACGGCGCTTTGCACCATTACGCCCATGGTGACCAGCAGTACGATGATCAGCAGAAGAAAGAAACGGGTAATGCTGCCCGGTATCAGGGAAAATTTTCCAGGGATCATTGCGTCAGATCGACTCATTAGTGTGTGTAACCCGTTATGACAACACGCGAAGAAAAAGCCATTTATCGCCTTTCGTAAGACTAAGACAGGTGACTACCGCACCGTTCGCGCCTGCGTCGGGCTTGTAGTTGTTATGTTACACGGCAGTGTACAGCAGGCAGTATAAAGCCTAATGAATGAATTTCCAGACTCTCGTGCAGGTAAAGGCAGCGGGACGGGACGAAAAAACGCGACGCCTCAGCGAAGCGATAAAAAGCGTACGCTTTATCGCCCGTTGTCAGGTTATTTAGTCTGAAAAGTCAGGATATAGCACTTTTAATCAAGAAATTAATCTTCCGGATGTAGCAATAAGCCGCTTCGCCCGCCCTAAGTGATTAATTAATAGTCATTATAATTTACTTACGGTATCGCTTTGTAACAGCTTCACGGAACGAAACGCAAAAAAAAACCGAATGCAGGGCATCCGGTTGTAATAGGGGTAAACAGTCATTCGAAGCCGAATGAAGGTAATAAATAAAAGTTAATGATGATAGCGAGGTTATTTTAGTCGTGGATTGATTTTTTGTTTTATCATTCAGTGCTATCAATATTTAACTGCTTAACTGACTGAAATTTATAAAAATTTAATATTATTTGATTTTGCGTGCGGTATTTTTAAGCTTTTAGTGCTAAAAAAAGTTCCCTTAAGTTTACATATTGAAACATCTAAACGGTAAAATGAAACACCTTTAGATTTTTCGTATCATAATCTTATTGGATTATTCTGTATTTTTAGGGAGAATGAACTTGCCGACTGATAAGCAGGTTAATCAGTAAGCAGTGGCATATAAAAATAAGCATATAACAGAGGGTTAATAACATGAAACGCAAAGTCCTTTCCCTGGTGGTGCCAGCTCTGCTCGTAGCGGGCGCTGCAAATGCGGCTGAAATTTATAACAAAGACGGCAACAAATTAGATCTGTACGGCAAAGTTGATGGTCTGCACTATTTCTCTGATGACAAAGGCAGCGACGGCGACCAGACCTACGTACGTTTCGGCTTCAAAGGCGAAACTCAGGTTAACGATCAAATCACCGGTTTCGGCCAGTGGGAATACAACGTTCAGGCGAACGAGCAAGAAGGCGCAAGCGACCAGGCATGGACCCGTCTGGCCTTTGCTGGTGTGCGTTTCGGTGAAGCCGGCGCGTTCGATTATGGCCGTAACTATGGCGTGATCTATGACGTGACCTCCTGGACCGACGTTCTGCCGGAATTCGGCGGCGACACCTACGGTGCTGACAACTTCATGCAGTCCCGTGCTAACGGCGTGGCGACTTACCGTAACACCGATTTCTTCGGTCTGGTGGATGGCCTGAACTTTGCGCTGCAGTACCAGGGTAAAAACGGCAGCACCAGCGGTGAAAACGACAACGGTCGTAGCACCCTGAAACAGAACGGCGACGGCTACGGCATGTCCCTGACCTACGATCTGGGCGAAGGCTTCAGCGTGGGTGGTGCAATGTCCTCTTCCAAACGTACTGCTGACCAGAACGTGGCAGACGCCTACGGTAACGGCGACCGCGCTGACGTATACAGTGCAGGCCTTAAATACGATGCGAATAACATCTACCTGGCAGCGCAGTTCTCCCAGACTTACAACGCGACCCGTTTCGGTACCTCAAACGGTTCCGGCCGTACTGACGCATGGGGCTTTGCTGACAAAGCACAGAACTTCGAAGCGGTTGCACAGTACCAGTTCGACTTCGGTCTGCGTCCGTCCATCGCTTACCTGCAGTCTCGTGGTAAAGACATCAGCAGCGTGAACGGCCGTGACTTTGGCGACCAGGATCTGCTGAAATACGTTGATGTGGGCACCACCTACTACTTCAACAAAAACCTGTCTACCTACGTTGATTACAAAATCAACCTGCTGGACGACAACACCTTCACCCGTCAGGCTGGCGTGAGCACGGATGATATTGTCGCCCTGGGCGTGGTTTACCAGTTCTAATCGACTGACACCATTATAAAAGGGGCCATGCAGGCCCCTTTTTTTATTGGCTACAAACCCTGACTTTTAGTGTACCCTTGCGCGCATTCAGCAAGGGGAGAATGAATATGGAACTGCGTTTTCTTCGCGCCGCGATGCTTGCGGCCTCAGTCTTTTTAGCGGGTTGTGATGCCGCATCCAGCCCGCAACCTGCCAGTTCGCCGGTGACGGTGCTGGAAGGTAAAACCATGGGGACCTCGTGGCGCGTCAGCATGGTGAACGTCGAAAAACCCCGTGCCGAGGAACTACAAAAAAAAATCCAGGCGCAGCTTGATGCCGACGATCAACTGATGTCCACCTGGAAAAACGACTCGGCCCTGATGCGTTTTAACGCGTCGAACAGTCTGACTCCCTGGCCGGTGAGCGAAGCGATGGCGGATATCATCACCACCTCACTGCGCATCGGCAGCAAAACCGATGGCGCGATGGACATAACCGTCGGCCCGCTGGTCAATCTTTGGGGCTTTGGCCCGGCCAAACAGCCGGTGACGACCCCCTCACAGGACCAGATTGACGCCGCGAAAGCGCGTACCGGCCTGCACCATCTGACGGTCACACAGGAAGCCGGACGGCAGTATCTGCAAAAAGATCTGCCGGATCTGTTTGTCGATCTCTCCACCGTCGGCGAAGGGTATGCCGCCGATCATCTGGCGCGATTGATGGAGCAGGAGGGGA
It encodes the following:
- the rcsB gene encoding response regulator transcription factor RcsB, with the protein product MNNMNVIIADDHPIVLFGIRKSLEQIEWVNVVGEFEDSTQLINNLPKLDAHVLITDLSMPGDKYGDGITLIKYIKRHFPNLSVIVLTMNNNPAILSAVLELDIEGIVLKQGAPTDLPKALAALQKGKKFTPESVSRLLEKISAGGYGDKRLSPKESEVLRLFAEGFLVTEIAKKLNRSIKTISSQKKSAMMKLGVENDIALLNYLSSVTLSAADTKE
- the rcsD gene encoding phosphotransferase RcsD, translating into MSRSDAMIPGKFSLIPGSITRFFLLLIIVLLVTMGVMVQSAVNAWLKDKSYQVVDITHAMHKRIDTWRYATWQIYDNIAAAPALPADGLQETRLKQDVYYLEKPRRKTEALIFGSHDSSTLEMTQRISTYLDTLWGAETVPWSMYYLNGQDNSMILVSTLPLKDLSSGFKESTIGTIVDARRAEMLQQANALDERESFSPLRRLTWQNGHYFTLRTTFNQPGHLATVVAFDLPINDLIPPDMVLDSFRLESDASQNTLRTSDKEMADSASVNFNSSQIEISSSLNSTGMRLVWEVPFGTLLLDTLQNILLPLLLNIGLLALALFGYTTFRHQPGRLSENAALPGANNELRMLRAINEEIVSVLPLGLLVHDQEANRTVISNKIADHLLPHLNLQNITSMADQHQGVIQATVNNELYEIRQFRSQVSPRTQIFVIRDQDREVLVNKKLKQAQRLYEKNQHGRAAFMQHIGEALALPAKKLAQDAAAVNNEEGQKLAQQADQLVRLVDEIQLANLLENDGWKSAASQFSIQDLIDEVVPAVLPVVKRKGLQLLINNHLPANEQRYGDREALLRILTMLIQYAVTTTQIGKITLEVDADESAGDRLTFRILDTGEGVTTSEVDNLHFPFLNDTQEDRFGKANALTFWLCDQLARKLGGHLNIKARESLGTRYSLHVKMDARPQAEDEEEKLLDDVIAMIDITSSDIRNIVVRQLENWGASCITPDERLASQEYDLFLTDNPSNLTAPGLLLSDDEPGSRKIGPGQWRVNFNMSNAMQEAILQLIEEQLAQEDVPESPHGGNENAELHASGYYALFVDTVPDDVKRLYTESAARDIAALAQTAHRLKGVFAMLNLVPGKQLCETLEHVIHENDVPGIEKNISDIDDYVKSLL
- a CDS encoding porin OmpC, with the protein product MKRKVLSLVVPALLVAGAANAAEIYNKDGNKLDLYGKVDGLHYFSDDKGSDGDQTYVRFGFKGETQVNDQITGFGQWEYNVQANEQEGASDQAWTRLAFAGVRFGEAGAFDYGRNYGVIYDVTSWTDVLPEFGGDTYGADNFMQSRANGVATYRNTDFFGLVDGLNFALQYQGKNGSTSGENDNGRSTLKQNGDGYGMSLTYDLGEGFSVGGAMSSSKRTADQNVADAYGNGDRADVYSAGLKYDANNIYLAAQFSQTYNATRFGTSNGSGRTDAWGFADKAQNFEAVAQYQFDFGLRPSIAYLQSRGKDISSVNGRDFGDQDLLKYVDVGTTYYFNKNLSTYVDYKINLLDDNTFTRQAGVSTDDIVALGVVYQF
- the apbE gene encoding FAD:protein FMN transferase ApbE — encoded protein: MELRFLRAAMLAASVFLAGCDAASSPQPASSPVTVLEGKTMGTSWRVSMVNVEKPRAEELQKKIQAQLDADDQLMSTWKNDSALMRFNASNSLTPWPVSEAMADIITTSLRIGSKTDGAMDITVGPLVNLWGFGPAKQPVTTPSQDQIDAAKARTGLHHLTVTQEAGRQYLQKDLPDLFVDLSTVGEGYAADHLARLMEQEGIPRYLVSVGGALASRGMNGDGKPWRVAIQKPTDRENAVQAIVDINGHGISTSGSYRNYYELNGKRLSHVIDPQTGRPITHNLVSVTVIAPTALEADGWDTGLMVLGPQQAKEVARREGLAVYMMTKEGDKFVPWMTPQFAAFLVSEKN